The Rhizoctonia solani chromosome 13, complete sequence nucleotide sequence GGAGAGAAGGTGGCCATCAAAATTTCTGCACACAAGCCCGGCTTGCACGACGACAACGGAAGGAACTTTGGTAGGGTGAGTATCCGGCTGGCGCATAATTTTACAGGAGTACTCACGAACGTTAATTAGCGAATTCTACGACACGCCACGACCTGGCAATCATTCGACAACAAATACATTCTTCCTTTTCTCGGGATGGGCGTTGAAGTCATGAAGGCGGAGGAGCCTGGCTCTTGGGACCACTTCAGAGTGTTAGCCTACTCTTTTTGTTGCCCGGTACTTTGAACTTATCAAAAGTATAGATATTTCGTTTCTCCATGGATTCCAGATGGCGACGCGGTAAGGAACACGTCTATCGCTCTCATTAACAAGTCTCAAGGTATATGTGTTCACTATGCAGGTCAATTTTATTCGGAATGCACGCCTGCAAGGTTCATATGTTGATGTTGCGAAGATTGTGAGTCGAGATCGAGTGTTGTCTGGTCTAATAATCTGAGTATGTTTTACGCAGGTCCGTGATGCAGCCTTGGGGCTGAAATATTTACATCAACTAGACGAGCCTTGCGTTCACGGTTCAATACGGGGCGAGAATGTCTTGATCAAGATGGAAGGGGGTATCGAACAGGGATGTCTCAACGGGTTTGCCCTGACTAAAGTACGTCGTATTTTTAGACTACAACAGACGATACTAACATCGGTTTTTCTACAGAGGCAGATCCGTAGTAAACCGCCTCCGGAACTCACTGGTGAAGACGGTATATGTAGATGGAAGGTGAGCACCCACCCATAGCTAACAGAATCATGTCTTATGTGTCCATTCAGGCGCCTGAAATAATAGACTCCATATCCGGTGACCCCCAAATGGATCCTTCTTCTGATATATGGTCGTGGTAAGTGTTCACACTCCTTGTGCATATTCTTGTACTTGGATCACTCACCCAAATCATATAGGGCAATGACAGCGTTGCAGCTCTATTCAGGCCTTGAACCGTATCATCAACATGTCAAAGACCACCGAATCTGCGCCGAAATAATGGCAGGCAGAACTCCCAAACGAGAGGATTATCCAGAATTTGACAAGTATGCGCCGCTTCCCGACAAAACATGGACGCTCCTTGAGAAATGCTGGAACATGGAGCCGGAGGAGCGACCTACGATTCAAGATGTTGTTGATGAGCTTGAGATGATTAATTCTGAAGCTAACCCTGATTCTAATTAGCCTTTAATCGCTATGCTTTGGCTGGTGCctcgtgtatatatgcgcttcgCGTTTCGAATACCCTTAGTTTATAGCCACATTGTGCCTGTACCCCATTCAAAATAAATACCATCATATTACGTTGTGCATCTTGACTAAGCTTATCTAACCGTGGGACTCGGTCATGGTTGATCGAGGTTATTCACTTGCTTGCTTATGCTAAGCAACTTGGTTGAAATTCTATTGACTACACATTATATATCATACATGGGCTTTATCAAGCATAGGTTCAGGCAAAGAGCTGTTATACATCGTCTTCAATTTTCCTTCGATTTGGGTACCGATACCAACCAAGGGATAGTCATAGCATTCAAGCGGCGCAACCACTATGAAATCATTATATCAGCGCGATTATCTGGAGCATAGAAAACCGTGTCTTACTAATGCACCAAAGCGAGTAGGCTGATCATTTCCGTTCCATTTGTCCTCGAGTTTCACGATCTGATCGTTTTCGTCGAGATCGATAACGACGGTGGAGTTCATGAGCTGTGTGGCCAGTTTAGGCGCATGTCAACCTGAATTAGGGAAAAGTTTGCATTACCTTTTTTGTTCCAATAAACCGAACGGTAtattcttgttgttgttcaTATGTGATGCGGCGGGGGTCGTTGGTCGAAGAAATAACTTTGTACGACAAAGTACGGGAAGTCGGGAATAATTTTTCCTAAAATGAGCTCTGTCAGTGTTCATCCCTCAAAGGCCAAATTCATAGGCGCCTACCAAGCCATACCACTGAGGCGCAAACTCTTTATATCCAAAGCATTTGCTCAGGGGATCCTATTCGTGGCCGAGATTGATACCAAGCCACAATTCTCCATTATTAGAAACGAACCTCAAATATAGCATCTTGCCTCCATGTGCGATGGAGAATGTCTTGACTAGGCTTGGAGCTAAACAACTACATGCCTCACAGTTAACTACGGGCCCACAATTGAACCTGGTTACTCACGTTGAGAACGTCCTCTACAACTTGCTTGCGTTTTCCCTCCAATGGAATACCAGAGTTTTGCACTTCCACTCCGTTGGCGAGACGGGTGACATCAGTATTAGTAATAATGGTACCGGACATCGCAGATAGAACGCTCTGAGAGGCAAAAGTTCGAGTTGCGTAAAGATTCAAGAGTGGGATGAGAGTAAGTACGAGCTGGCGAGTGCGCATGGTAGTAGTTAAGAGAGATAATATGGGTCCAGGCTTTATACACAATACACAAGTGGAGCTTCAGGTTGTTTGAAGTCATTACGCGTCATGTCGTTCATGGCAAGGCCAGGATCGAGAGTTGTAATGTGGCTGTGCTTGGATCGGCGATCATTATGAAATTAGTTGGTTTTTATTTAGGACTATACTTTAATGAATCAGTTCAAAGCCAATGGCTTTCGAGAGGTCCAAAAAAGGAGCGTGAGTCATTTAATACACTGATTTAATTGAGTGGTGCGATGATAATAATACCAGTGGAATTGGGCATTACCTCCTGTACTGAATGAACCGCCCAGAACGTCTATGCTTTCTTTTCTTGTTCCTTTGGGTCCTTGGGTGGAGCCATGCCCATCCAACCAAGCAAACTTCCACCCATTTCCTTCATTTGCCTCTCACGATCCTCCTCCATCATCTTCCTGAACTTCTCCGAATTCTCAGCCCAGTATGCCTGATCCTGCTTGTAAAGATCTTGATACTCTTTGCGGCGTTGCTCCAAATACGTCAGGGGAGGTTGGTCTGCAGGATGCTGTTTCTTGGCGCCTCCGAAACCGAATAATCCGCCGATCGCCATATTACCACTTCCGCCTCCGGATTTGCGCTTCTTTTCCCACTCTTCAACAACTTTGCGTTTCTGCTCCGCTTCGACAGCCGCGTATGCTTTGGCGATGTCCTTGTCCTGGTAGGCTTTGAGGATTGGACGTACGTCAGGTGGTGAATGGATCGCAATTGCTGGAGAAATAGAAGATAAGTCCAAAATTAATAAGAAATGTTTGCAGGTTCGCTTACATTCTAAGAAGGGGATCAAGCCAACAAGCCCAGCCGGGTCACCACTGGATCCATCTGCGCGCCATTTAGGTATAACAATGGCATTGTCGGGGTTCTCTGCGTACTTCGATTTATCGGTGTCGATAGCGATAACTTTTGAGAGATCTCGGTTCAAATAGTTCAAATCCTTCACAAAAATTGTTAGACCCCCCATTAGATTTTGAACCAGCCTGACTTACTTTAACGAGCCCATCCTTTGTAGTTCGAGTGGCTTCACGGAAGAGTTTATAGAGGATAAAAGCTCCGAAAGGATCAAGCTTCTCAACGACGGGGATAGCGGTCTGTTCAACTTGTAAGTAATTGGTAAATCTGGGTATAAATGAATTTGCTTACGTATGCCGCTTGGGTGGTAAATAAGACGATTTCATAGAACTGGGAGAGATATCCAAGGAAATAGTCTACACCTGGCCTTTTAGCTGTACGCCATCCATGTTGTCGCTGTATATTACAGGTACATTAGTGAAATGAATTCCTGATTTGTAAGGCAGAGACGCACATCCCAGGTCGATGTAACCAACAAGTCGTCGAGTGAGATGACCAAGGTGTATGGTCTCTGGTGTGGCGGAGGAAGTGGGGGAGGCAAAAGCTCGGTCCAAGCAGGCTTATTGAAGTACTAGAGGATGGCTATAAGCACTTGTCAGTTTCCTCCAGCATGGTATTTGACTCACGTTAAAAACATCAGTTATTCGTGCTTTAGACCGACCGAATAGTGATAAATCTTCCTGTAAAGATAATTGGATTAAAACCCCAATGTGTCAAATACCGACTTACCCCTCCACCAATAGCCTTTTTCTCTTCCTCGCTCTCCCACTCCCGTCCCATGTAGATGGCTCCACCAATTATGCCTGCGAGCCCAAATGCAATAGTCCATCTCGCAAAGGTTTGGCGTTTCTTTTCGATCGAACTCAAAGAGTCCTTTGCAGAACGCGCGCCCGTCCTTTCACCACTGGACTTGTCAGATGGTGTATTCGGAGGCGGAGGTGCTTCAATCGGTGAGATGTCAAGCGAGGGTAGACTCTTGGGTTTCAGTGGTTCATCGGTCGAGGTCGGGTTTGGGGGCGGCGGTGGGGGAGGTGTGGTTATTTGTCGAATTGGAAGCGCATATGTAAGTCTTCGCTGGATGAGAGAACGAGCGACCAGCCTCGGAACGGCCATTGGGTGAGCTTGGTCGGGCACAAAATCCACAGGTCACGTGAAATGATGGTTAGCCGCCCGGAGATCTTCCTTGAATCGAGCGATCGCAAGCAAAACTTGGTTTTCTGATTGATTACTCCCTCGCTATATTGGTTGTATCACTCCTTTATATGATAGTCAGGTAAGTTCTCATTGTATATTATAGTAAACGCAGATCCAGTACGAAAATCCTAGTTTATTTCGTACGCCGCGTTGGCTCAATGGTAGAGCGTCGCCCTCCTATGACGCGCGTCACAACGACAGGCGAAGGCTGTGGGTTCGATCCCCATGCGTGGTAGAGGTTACTTTATGCCAGTACGCATACATTTTAAAGATATTCGGCTATTTTTATTGTTTTAATAGCCGATCTTTAATTCCTATCATACCCAGCAGCTTTCCTGTTCCTCACTGAGATTGACCACTAATAACATCGTAACATAGTCAAACTCCAACAACTGAGCCGTGCTGGGAGTTGCCAACTCGTTTGCTTTCACCATGATATTGTTTCCACGTTCTTTGGCACATTGCGCTGATATATCTGTACGATTTAGCTTGTTTGATTTTCACGGCCTGATCGGAATTATATATCGGCCTGGTATCgtcggccttactccttCCCGCCTTAACAGGCGAATTTTAGCGAACTTTAGCGAGCGGCCCGATCAAGGAATTGTTTGGCGCTGTCATCACGCTGAAATTTGTCAAGCGTGACTCTTGTTTGCCCATAATTAATTTCGCACTCGATTACTGCCCATATACGCTAGTTTTATTATGCGCCACTTGGGGACTTGACACTAATCCATCGGTTTAAGGGCCACTGTATTCCTTTTGACGCCTCCTGCTGTGCGAAAAGTGGCGAAACATTAGCCAGATATTGAATCCAATCGGACTGAGTTCTCGATGTTTAAGAACGCTGCACTCCGACCAATGCGGACATGTTGCTTATGATATCTGTCTCCCGAAATACCCAGGCATATGCTTGGCGAGTCACGGGAGGCTATTGGTATTCAACATTGCTTCTTAGACGTGGGGAGATCCCGACGTCCATGCTGCCCAAGAACACGTTTCTCGTTGTGTACGTACCGACCGGAGCGCGTATATGCCGATAAACACTCGGGTACGCAGGCGGCATCTTCCACGCCGTTGTCTGTTTGTACTGTCTCTCTTCCTGCTTTCAGCCGATAACGCGTAACGTGCTACCACATGGGTGATAGGATGGATTGAACTATCAGGttagaatacaaggtggtTGTTTCGGGAGTATATGCGTTGCTCTCACAGTATAAAGGCACTAGATGAGAGTACAATAGCTCTCCAGCACCAACAGgtctcttctccatcagtcTCacgaagaaaaaaaaaataaccATGAGGACTTTCGCACTTGCTCTCACTGTTGGGCTCTCCCTCTTCCAAGTGTCTTTCGCAGCTCCTGCTGTCAAGGCCAGGGATTGCCAAACCATCCCTTCATATGCCGATGCAGGTGTCCGTGACCAGGTCTACCGCATCACTCAATCTCGTGGTGTTACCGCCAAGGTCTTGCTCAGCACCTTCGAGGTATGTGAATTCACTTGAAGCACATTGAAGTGCAAGTTACTTATATGCTTCATCCTCAGACTGCCTGGATCGAATCTCATGTTAACAATCTGTAAGTACTCACTTATGAATCGATTGTTCGTGTATCAAGCTGAATCATGATGATACAGGCCGTGTGGTGACCAGGACTCAATCGGTGTTTTCCAGCAGCGCCCTAGCCAAGGATGGGGAACCTACGACCAAATCATGAACGTCGACTACAGCACCAACAAGGTAACCGTCAACTTGAGCCCTGTTAAAAATTATACTCACTCCATAATTGCTTTAGTATCTCGATCAAGCTATTGTCAATGACAGGAACTTCCCAGGATATACCGCCGGCCAACTCGCCCAGTCTGTTCAACGCTCTGAGTTCCCTGATCGTGTACGTACTTCATGGGCTTGAACGCTTGACTAACCGTCACTGACCACTATCCCTAGTACGACCAAGCTGAATCTACCGCCCGCGCTTTGATTGCCCAAGCTCAAGCTTCGGTTGGAGGCGGAAACACTGGTGGTGGAGGCCAGTGCTCTGGCGTTCCCGCTTACGGATCCGCTACAGTCTACACTGGAGGTCAGAGGTGCACTTATGGGGGGTAAGCAACTCGGCATCTTAATGTGTGTGCGTACGCTGAGATTTGTCCACCGATTTGCAGACACTTGTGGACTGCCAAGTGGTGGACTCAGTATGAAACCCCTAGCACCGGTGGTAGTGGTGTCTGGCAGGACAATGGCGCCTGCTAAATAACCCACGCGTATAGTGGCTAGGATTAATGGTTGGATATTCGGCATGGCATTCTCCTCTCCCTATGATTGTATTGTTGTAGGCGGAATTCATATTTGTTTCATTTGTCAGTCGAGTGTTATGAGTGTGGATCCACCAACAAGACGTGAAAACTTGGGCAGTAACTACTCAAAAATTAAAGCCCGTAGGATCTGTTTTGTATCCCACTGTGGTACTCggatactactgtatctgaTTTGTGTGCATGGACGAGAAAGCTAGAACTGGTAGAACAATATCTCTacggggccccaaaaacccgggagcgctctggagtgctccggttttgggagcctcctcgttaggatccgacggatccggattgctcggcgagcacttgggagcactccacgagcacttccgagcgtcatatcaaacgctccggaatgctcaccgacaatagcgagtcccggagcgctcccgagattttcggggccccgtagagaTACTGTAACGAATAGGTAACTATTTTCACTTATTGCTATCTTATTCCTGTCCGTTACTCGTTACATAATCAGCCACTCGTTTATCGGTTATTGCGTTGATCATGTATGGTACTTGTCTCCTTTTAACGGGCTCGTACCCAAAAAGTTCTGTATCTACTTAGCTTCAACTACGAATAGAAGTGACTTACGGATTGTCATTCAGCTTGATTAAGTCGTCTGATTAATCTCTATATTACATCGTATTCACGAAGTTAACATACACAAGCAGGATCGATAACCAGCATATCCACAAGACTTGCCCTAGATTCCTAAAGTTTTGGCTAAGCAGCAATACCTTCCGTTGTGAATCTTATAATCAATCTCACCAGAATAGTCTCCTCCCGAGTTCTAGGCAGATCTTGCCCTATTTTAACACCTTTAGACCAATTTCACCCCAATTTCCCTATCAATATAAGTTCAGCTTATCCGAAAGTACTGGTGATTAAGTTATTTGTACTCAGCGAGCATTTTGTACCGAAAAGCTACTTCTTCGTAAAActtttgcatattgaggtCAAGAAATTTCAACGGTTCTTCAGGAGTACATAACTTGAAGGAGAGTGATTTTGCCGTCAGAAAGTTCATACAACCTCGCGTTTTATTTTCCTACTCCTCCTCAGATTTCCTGTGGAAATCGGCAATTTGAGAAAGCAAGCTCACATCTTTCAAAGGCAAGCCCGAACCCATTTTCTGGCAGAACTCCCCAAAAAAGCTTTTCCATGAATTAATGATGATATCTTTGCATTCTGGGCAAAGTGTGGATAAAGAGGTTATTTCCCGTGGAGGATCGGGTACAACCCATTTCTTCAACGTTTGGAACTCCGTTAAAGCGTCAACGAATTGAACCTGCGCGGCATACAGTATCGCTTTATCTTTTCGATTAATCCGACCCGACCAAATCCGAGAGCGATGGCCAAGAGATAGGACATTCAAGAAAATATAACCGAGCAGTACAGAGTCATCACCAGGTTCACTGAGAATGAGCGGGTTCGGAAATGGAGCTGAGTTATTTGATGTCGGATAGCCCATCAAGCTCTGAAGCCGGTCTATGAACGAAACAGAATTACTTGCAGATACCCCCACCTGAGTGCTCTGGTAGTCTGAAGCTTTAATGATATTGAAGATATCAACGGACGTATAAGAGCCAAGAAAGTCGGACCTGGTTGCGTCATGGAGGTTAAGGGAAATAAGACGCTGAATGAATGACAGCACAGGCCGCTCAAGCTTAGTGTTGCGCGATAAAGTCCTGAGCTCCAGTAATGTGCTTGCACTCCACTTTTCAGCTAGTGAGATGAGTTCTTTGACTGTTTCACTCGATCCCTTGAGCATGAAATGCAATTTATCTATCGCCCAATCTTCAAGTTTGATCATGCCGAAAAGCTGAGCAGGGGTTGCAATATCAACGTAGAGGGTGTATAAATCCTGAAGCTGTTCGCCATGGCACATTATGTATCCATATCTATCGAGCTTCGAGTAGTTTTCATCTCCTGGTCTATTGGCTTTGGGTTGAATGACTTGAAAGGGTCACACAGTAGATCGGAGTATCTTACCGACAAGTAATTGCAAGAAGGTAGTTCCTAAACTGCTTCGCTGTAATATAGGGAAGTACGATGGGGGTTCCATCACTTGAGTCCGGAAGCCTCGGTATTATGTCCTCGATATACGTAGGAACAATTCCCTTTTTTAATTTGGGAACTAGGACCGGCCTTGGCCCGAACACTTGTGTAGCGTGCAGCTTGAATAAGTGAGATTATGAGAATGTGAGAATGTTTCAAGTACATTCGATATATATGATGTGTAAAATGTAATATTTGCCGTATAAAGGTGTGTTTTATGCGTTTTGGACATGCACACGGCGAGGTGTTGGCAACTATCCACGGCGAGAGAGAACAGGTTATTGGTACACAGTGGTCAACGACTAAAATATGAAATACCTTGAATAACGTGTTATCTACGAGGAATACGCCACTGTCATCCGGAAGATAGTACTTCGCATCTCTCGAGTACGCTGTGGTAGAACTGACAGCGTGGTCCATTCGAGAATTCTGGTTATTAGTAGAATTTGTTAGATGGTAGGGAATCCCAGGATCAGCACCCAAATCTCGATCTGTTGAAGGCTCGGGGTGTTGCATATTGTAGCAATAATGTTCTCAAGAGTAAAAGAGGTCTTTAAATCTAACAAGTGGATATATCTAAAGTAAATCTTGATCTTGGCTTGCACGGTGGTGATTCGAATCACCGAATCCTAACTTGGTCACATGATCTAGAATTTCTTGGACAGATAGTTGGGTATTGGAAGTCGGATGAGCGACTAGCCAGTCGGACCTTAAGCTTAAGACGTTGGCAGTCCAAAAGTCACTTGAACTGGGGGCAGCCTGGATGCAACCGGCCCGGCCTTATAAGGCACGGGGTACAAacatgtatatacagtgaATCCATCTAGTCCCCTCCCAATGTCCGTCCGTCCGTTCGTTCATTTGGCGCCGATGCCGGTGCTAGGCGCCGGGTAGCCGTTACCTAACAGGTATTTAGCATGACCTTCCTTTTGAACTTTCTATCGTCGTTTTGCGTCACGGTTTTGATTGCAAGAAAGATTTGCTGCTAGTACACAACTGTTCTATAATCAACCAATAGTCTTGCTGGCACCCAAGCTTTGATTTTCAGCTTGTTCATAAATTTGGCTTCTGCTCTAATTTCAGCCCCCTTCAGTGGTATCCACGCTTAAAACTCCCTATATCACAAATAGTTAGCTATTTTGGAACGGGAAAACACGTGCCTATCCTACTCATTGATCTCTTTAAATACGGATGCTACTTCTTCATAGAGCTCTCTTATATTGTTGGAAATCTTTCCCAATAACGCGTTGATTGATATCATGCACTCGTATGAGAAACATCCCCACAAGACACCCTTAAACTCTTTGTAGAGCATCCAGTGATTATTAGCCACCTGAGACAGCAAGGAAACATCTTTCAAAGGCAGGTTAGAACCTAGGCCCTGTCCGAGGTCACCAAAATACCGCTCCCAGACAGTCATAAGCTTGGGTCTACAAGTGTCGCACCCAAAGAAAGCCAGTGTTTCGTTCAACCATCCCAACTTCTTAAGCTCAGTATTAGCATCGACAAACCGGACCTGGGCAGCATATAGTGCTGCTTTATCCTTCCGGGTCGTACACTGTGACTAACCCTAAGAGCGGTGACCAAGAGACAGTAGCTTCAAAAATATACAACCGAGTAGTTCAGGGTCGATATCCGGCTTCTTGACAGCGTTGTAAAGATCTATGCACGTATAAGCGTTGCAAAGGTTGTCCGGAGAAAATGGGTCGGCCACATCCTCCAAACTGGTATAGATAAAATACTCAATGAACGGCATCACTGGGCACTCGAGTGCGGTATCGCGTGATAGGGCTCGGAGGCGAAGTATAGCATCGGTAGTCCATTTACATGAAGTGGAATTAGCCAGTGCGTTAAGGTGGTTTTTGAACATGGATTGAAGCGCCTTTATCGCCCATGCTTCAAGGTCAACTGTCCCAAAAAAGCGAGCAAGAATTGCAACGTCGGTGTACAGGGTGCAAATGGATATTAGTCGGCCGCCCTGGTATGCTCGAGTTTGATCTGTAATGATGGAATGATCTTTATCACCTGGTCTAGAACATTTAAATTAGACGATCGAAAAGTAACTGATGGGGCGAAGGAAGATATCTCACAGGCACGTAATAACAAAAAGGTAGTTTCTAAACTGTTCTGCAGTAACGCCATGGATTATGATAGGATTGCTATCACTTGAGCCTTGAAGTCTAGGCTGCACATCTTCAATGTACATTGGAGTCATATCCTTGATTGGTTGAGGGGTAGACGTTCGACGAGGCCCAAACGCTCGTGTAGCATGCACCTTGGTTGCGTGGATTCGTAAGTTCGTTATACATAACAAGTTGTTCAGTTTGAAATGTAGTATATAcctttttatttatttattatGGATAAACCGCATTGTAAATCCATATTTAGGGACACGCGTATCAGAGATAAGCTTAAGGGATTGGTACGCATAATCAAAGTTGAAGCGGCTTGCCTTAAATAGAACATCTTGAACGGAAATATGCCAGTGTCATCTGGGGTATAATATTTTGTATCCCTTTTGTATTTAATCTCATTGCTACTACTCGCGCTATCATCTGGAGGCGGCATTTGGTTGTTAGTGGCGGTCAATGCATCTCAGTACCAAAGCGGTTTCTTTTCAGAAACTGTCGAAAACGGCAATTATCGCCATATCTACATCCTCCCGTTTTAGAATAGAGCTAGCAGATAGGACCTGACTACATTGTGTTAGACTTTGAATGTTCCATGACTCGTGTGTTGGTCAACTGGGTTAGAAGGAACGCCTGCGGCAGCAAGCGCTTCTGAGTGGCAACGTGATGAGGTCAGCCGAGCCCCGGCACGTGATCAATAATTTCTCAATGTCGTCCTCCCTCAAACGTAAACGCGGCGCAGATCAAAGCGAAAGTGCGGCGCCCACGGCGGCTAAAGTGAAGGTGTTGGAACCATCATCTACACTTGTTGGACCGGTCTTGGGTAACAAATATGAAGTTTAATTGTTTAAAATTTCCTAACGGCCAGTCATAGCGCACTTTCCATCAGTTGCGCCTCCAAACGGCACTCCTGCTCATGTGTATCGCTCCAAATACTCAGCCCCTGATGCAGCCCTTGAAAGCACATCTACTATTCTCGTTTCTGAAACTCCTCAGATCGAATACGTAAGCACGAATCAGGATTATGCTGCTGCCGGACATGGATATACCTGCCAGTAAGCTTTGACTGAGGGTTATCCAGTGTGCCATTTGCTAACTTATTATCAAGGTACATGGTGGCTGTTCACAACCGAAAAGACAATACTATAACATTCCGACCTGCTCCCTTGTATGACCTTACCCGCACAGTCAAAGCTCTCAAGAATCTGGAGACTCAAGCTGTATCCCAAGCGCAGCGGATGCAGGCCAGGAATGCCCTTGGAGAAGCATTCGGAACAAAGAAGGCCAAGGCAGCCATTAAAGCAGCAGAGAGGAATCGGGTTGACGTCGGGGCCATGAAAGACGTTCGGGACTTCGTAGTCGATAGTGTGCGGGGTGGTACAAGTGCACTTCCTACCAAAGGTAAGTAGCTTCCCCAAGGTCCTCTGATCGAGGCGCTCAAATCACTTCTTATATTAGATGCAGTCACCGAAATGTCTCTGTCTAGTCGACTCATTCCTACGCCTGATCTCTCTGCTTCCACACCATCCGATGCGTATCCTCTTGCCAATGTTATCCCTCCTGCCGAATTTACATCTATATCGATCCAACCATTCCTCGCCGCTACAACTCCCGAAGACCGCCGAGCGCTGCTTCCCCATCGCCATAGTATATGGATAAACGGGCGTCTGAGGGCCTTGTTTGCTAATGGCGAGTCGGTCAGCAAATCAAAATTGTGAGCCCTAATAAACAATTTATTCAATGGGAACTAATCAGTACTTTAAGAAAATGTTTGATATATGTCTCAACTCTATTTGCATTCCGCCAGACGGCCTCGCATACGTTATCAAAGGCCACCGGGGATCCTCGAGCCGCGCTGCGAGAACGCTTGGACTCGGCGACTGTACCTGACTTGGTTTTCGATGGATTGCTCGAGAGGTTTACGGAAACCGCCAGAGGAGGACGGTGAGCATCTCAGTCGTCTTGATTTTACTGAAACGGATTTAGTATTTATCGCTTGGTTTTAGGCCAACTGTAACGTCGCAAACAGAGACCAAGCTTTTCACATACCTACTTGCGCTGTGTTTGCGGATCGATGCCTTCTCGACAGTCATCTTGCCTTTGGCAAATGATCTGAAAATCTCTCCAGTCAAGTTCGTCATTTATTATTCATTGGAATTTCATGTATTGACTGCCATTTCAGGTTGACGACCTACTTCAAGTCACTGGGCTGCAAAATTCAAGGAACAGGGGATGAGCGCCGGGCAGTATTGACCGTTCCACTTGAATTCCCCAAACCGAGATCTATGACTAAACGAGGTGGAAAATAGAGGCCTATGCCCATGATTCATTGACTTCAACCGCGACATGTACCGCTGGTATACGTATATTCAATATTTACGTGTTGTCTATAGACCACATTTTTTCCCTACTCTGTCAGATCGAAAACTACCTTGCTCCTCCCCTTCAATTTCAGtgtgacccattttgccTTTCCAACGTCCGTCGTTTCGATTTCTGGGTTTTGAGCACTCCCCAAGTCTCCATTCTCACCGACGAAGTTCACCTCGACACTTTTCACGGAAACCTCGGGAGTAGTCCATAAGCCCAGAATACCGCTGCACT carries:
- a CDS encoding NLI interacting factor-like phosphatase, producing MAVPRLVARSLIQRRLTYALPIRQITTPPPPPPPNPTSTDEPLKPKSLPSLDISPIEAPPPPNTPSDKSSGERTGARSAKDSLSSIEKKRQTFARWTIAFGLAGIIGGAIYMGREWESEEEKKAIGGGEDLSLFGRSKARITDVFNYFNKPAWTELLPPPLPPPHQRPYTLVISLDDLLVTSTWDRQHGWRTAKRPGVDYFLGYLSQFYEIVLFTTQAAYTAIPVVEKLDPFGAFILYKLFREATRTTKDGLVKDLNYLNRDLSKVIAIDTDKSKYAENPDNAIVIPKWRADGSSGDPAGLVGLIPFLESIAIHSPPDVRPILKAYQDKDIAKAYAAVEAEQKRKVVEEWEKKRKSGGGSGNMAIGGLFGFGGAKKQHPADQPPLTYLEQRRKEYQDLYKQDQAYWAENSEKFRKMMEEDRERQMKEMGGSLLGWMGMAPPKDPKEQEKKA
- a CDS encoding carbohydrate-binding domain protein, whose translation is MRTFALALTVGLSLFQVSFAAPAVKARDCQTIPSYADAGVRDQVYRITQSRGVTAKVLLSTFETAWIESHVNNLPCGDQDSIGVFQQRPSQGWGTYDQIMNVDYSTNKYLDQAIVNDRNFPGYTAGQLAQSVQRSEFPDRYDQAESTARALIAQAQASVGGGNTGGGGQCSGVPAYGSATVYTGGQRCTYGGHLWTAKWWTQYETPSTGGSGVWQDNGAC
- a CDS encoding polyadenylate-binding protein, cytoplasmic and nuclear, encoding MCHGEQLQDLYTLYVDIATPAQLFGMIKLEDWAIDKLHFMLKGSSETVKELISLAEKWSASTLLELRTLSRNTKLERPVLSFIQRLISLNLHDATRSDFLGSYTSVDIFNIIKASDYQSTQVGVSASNSVSFIDRLQSLMGYPTSNNSAPFPNPLILSEPGDDSVLLGYIFLNVLSLGHRSRIWSGRINRKDKAILYAAQVQFVDALTEFQTLKKWVVPDPPREITSLSTLCPECKDIIINSWKSFFGEFCQKMGSGLPLKDVSLLSQIADFHRKSEEE
- a CDS encoding DNA-directed RNA polymerase I subunit A49, whose amino-acid sequence is MSSSLKRKRGADQSESAAPTAAKVKVLEPSSTLVGPVLAHFPSVAPPNGTPAHVYRSKYSAPDAALESTSTILVSETPQIEYVSTNQDYAAAGHGYTCQYMVAVHNRKDNTITFRPAPLYDLTRTVKALKNLETQAVSQAQRMQARNALGEAFGTKKAKAAIKAAERNRVDVGAMKDVRDFVVDSVRGGTSALPTKDAVTEMSLSSRLIPTPDLSASTPSDAYPLANVIPPAEFTSISIQPFLAATTPEDRRALLPHRHSIWINGRLRALFANGESVSKSKLKCLIYVSTLFAFRQTASHTLSKATGDPRAALRERLDSATVPDLVFDGLLERFTETARGGRPTVTSQTETKLFTYLLALCLRIDAFSTVILPLANDLKISPVKLTTYFKSLGCKIQGTGDERRAVLTVPLEFPKPRSMTKRGGK